From Pseudomonas sp. stari2, a single genomic window includes:
- a CDS encoding cold-shock protein, with translation MSNRQTGTVKWFNDEKGFGFITPQSGDDLFVHFKAIQSDGFKSLKEGQQVSFIATRGQKGMQAEEVQVI, from the coding sequence ATGTCTAATCGCCAAACCGGTACCGTTAAGTGGTTCAACGATGAAAAAGGCTTCGGCTTCATCACTCCACAATCCGGTGACGACCTGTTCGTTCACTTCAAAGCTATCCAGTCCGACGGCTTCAAAAGCCTGAAAGAAGGCCAACAGGTTTCTTTCATCGCTACCCGCGGTCAGAAAGGCATGCAAGCTGAAGAAGTACAAGTTATCTAA
- the dcd gene encoding dCTP deaminase: MSIKSDKWIRRMAQEHGMIEPFVERQVRGSDDSRVISYGVSSYGYDVRCTNHFKVFTNINSAIVDPKNFDAGSFVDVHSDVCIIPPNSFALATTVEYFRIPRNVLTICLGKSTYARCGIIVNVTPLEPEWEGQVTLEFSNTTNLPAKIYANEGVAQMLFLESDEECEVSYKDRAGKYQGQRGVTLPRT, encoded by the coding sequence ATGAGCATCAAATCGGACAAGTGGATTCGCCGCATGGCGCAGGAACACGGCATGATCGAGCCGTTCGTCGAGCGCCAGGTACGTGGCAGCGACGACAGCCGGGTGATCTCCTACGGTGTTTCGAGCTACGGCTACGATGTGCGTTGCACCAACCATTTCAAGGTGTTCACCAACATCAATTCGGCCATCGTCGATCCGAAGAACTTCGACGCCGGCAGCTTCGTCGATGTCCACAGCGACGTCTGCATCATCCCGCCGAACTCCTTCGCCCTGGCCACGACCGTTGAATACTTCCGTATTCCGCGCAATGTCCTGACCATCTGCCTGGGCAAAAGCACTTACGCCCGTTGCGGCATCATCGTCAACGTCACTCCGCTTGAGCCTGAGTGGGAAGGTCAGGTGACCCTGGAGTTCTCCAACACCACCAACCTGCCGGCGAAGATCTACGCCAATGAAGGTGTGGCGCAGATGCTGTTCCTCGAATCCGACGAGGAATGCGAAGTCTCCTACAAGGACCGTGCCGGCAAGTACCAGGGTCAGCGTGGCGTGACCCTGCCGCGCACCTGA
- the pdeM gene encoding ligase-associated DNA damage response endonuclease PdeM — translation MNAPYPVRLAGEDLWLLPEKALYWPAQQALLIADVHFGKAAAYRRLGQPVPQGTTASNIAVIEQLLAKLPCRQLIFLGDFLHGPGSHATGTLQALAQWRARHADLPITLVRGNHDKRAGDPPQALNIRVVPEPLLLGPFALQHEPDPHPERHVLAGHVHPVYRLNGKGRQRLRLACFRLGERVSLLPAFGAFTGGYPVEKEDICRIFVIGDNEIWPVG, via the coding sequence ATGAACGCGCCCTATCCTGTGCGCCTGGCAGGCGAAGACCTCTGGTTGCTGCCGGAAAAGGCGCTGTACTGGCCTGCGCAACAAGCGTTGCTGATTGCTGACGTACATTTCGGCAAGGCTGCCGCTTACCGGCGCCTGGGGCAACCGGTGCCGCAGGGCACCACGGCGAGCAATATCGCCGTGATCGAGCAATTGCTGGCGAAACTGCCCTGTCGGCAACTGATCTTCCTCGGTGATTTTTTGCATGGGCCCGGCTCCCATGCCACTGGCACCTTGCAGGCATTGGCGCAGTGGCGGGCGCGTCATGCCGATCTGCCGATCACGCTGGTTCGCGGCAATCACGATAAACGTGCCGGCGATCCGCCGCAGGCGCTGAATATTCGGGTGGTGCCGGAGCCCTTGCTGCTAGGACCCTTCGCCTTGCAGCATGAACCCGATCCGCACCCTGAACGCCATGTCCTAGCCGGGCACGTGCATCCGGTTTATCGATTGAACGGCAAGGGGCGTCAGCGTCTGCGGCTGGCGTGTTTCAGGTTGGGAGAGCGCGTCAGCCTGCTGCCGGCCTTCGGTGCCTTCACTGGCGGTTATCCGGTGGAGAAGGAAGACATCTGTCGGATCTTTGTCATTGGTGATAACGAAATATGGCCCGTCGGCTGA
- a CDS encoding ligase-associated DNA damage response DEXH box helicase: MGTSTDFARHWFSARDWKPFDFQKQVWAAVKRDESGLLHASTGAGKTYAVWFAALDRFAHSGPAREITRKRPPPAEPLTVLWITPMRALAADTARALQTPLDDLHIPWSVGLRTGDTGSSERARQNRRLPTTLITTPESLTLMLARADAKTALSTLRMVVVDEWHELLGNKRGVQLQLALARLRRWHPGLIVWGVSATLGNQSHAEQVLIPQGGGVSVQGQSEKALRVDTLLPPAIERFPWAGHIGLKMLPQVIDELDVCASSLVFTNTRAQSEIWYQALLEARPDWAGLIALHHSSLSRETRDWVEHALKNGQLKAVVCTSSLDLGVDFLPVERVLQIGSAKGVARLMQRAGRSGHAPGRTSRVTLVPTHSLELIEAAAARDAVAQRRIEPRLSPHKPLDVLVQHLVSIALGGGFTPEDLYEEVRSAWAYRDLTLADWAWALAFVRHGGMSLTAYPDYRRVEPDEQGVWRVPDARLARRHRMSIGTIVSDASIHLKFWSKGGGGKQLGSVEEGFIARLKPGDGFLFAGRLLELVRVENMTAYVKRSTAKKAAVPRWNGGRMPLSSELAEAVVTRFSAAAHGEFAGPEMQALRPLLETQLRWSGLPTADSLLAEVLKSREGWHLFLYPFAGRQVHLGLASLLAWRVSQRLPVTFSIAVNDYGLELLSATPVDWSVQLDGALLSPEDLLRDVLASLNAGELALRRFREIARIAGLVFAGYPGAPKSTRQVQASSGLFFEVFKQYDADNLLLAQAGEEVLREELDILRLEQTLERVNRMNLDMHLIKRPTPLGFPLLVERMRESMSSEKLADRIRRMVGDLEKTADKGPS; the protein is encoded by the coding sequence ATGGGCACTTCCACCGATTTCGCCAGACACTGGTTCAGCGCCCGCGACTGGAAGCCGTTCGACTTTCAGAAGCAGGTGTGGGCGGCGGTCAAACGCGACGAATCCGGTCTGCTGCACGCCAGCACTGGCGCCGGTAAAACCTACGCGGTGTGGTTTGCCGCGCTCGATCGTTTTGCCCACTCCGGGCCTGCCAGAGAAATCACCCGCAAACGCCCGCCGCCTGCCGAACCGCTGACTGTCCTGTGGATCACGCCGATGCGAGCGTTGGCCGCCGACACCGCGCGTGCCCTGCAAACTCCGCTGGACGATCTGCACATTCCCTGGAGCGTCGGCCTGCGCACCGGTGACACCGGCAGCAGCGAGCGCGCCCGGCAAAACCGGCGCCTGCCGACCACGTTGATCACCACCCCGGAGAGCCTGACCCTGATGCTCGCCCGCGCCGACGCAAAAACAGCGCTGTCGACGTTACGCATGGTTGTGGTGGACGAGTGGCACGAATTGCTCGGCAACAAGCGTGGCGTGCAATTGCAACTGGCCCTCGCCCGCCTGCGGCGCTGGCATCCGGGACTGATTGTCTGGGGTGTGTCCGCGACGCTTGGCAATCAATCCCACGCCGAACAGGTACTGATTCCACAGGGCGGCGGCGTGAGTGTTCAGGGGCAAAGCGAAAAAGCGCTACGTGTCGATACCCTGCTCCCACCGGCTATCGAGCGTTTTCCCTGGGCCGGGCATATCGGTCTGAAGATGCTGCCGCAAGTGATTGACGAACTGGACGTGTGCGCCAGCAGCCTGGTGTTCACCAACACCCGGGCGCAGTCGGAAATCTGGTATCAGGCCTTGCTGGAAGCACGGCCCGACTGGGCCGGCCTGATTGCCTTGCACCACAGCTCGCTGTCCCGCGAGACCCGGGACTGGGTCGAGCACGCCTTGAAGAACGGCCAGCTTAAAGCCGTGGTCTGCACTTCGAGTCTGGATCTTGGAGTGGACTTTCTTCCGGTGGAGCGGGTGCTGCAAATCGGCTCGGCCAAAGGCGTGGCGCGTCTGATGCAGCGTGCCGGACGTTCAGGCCATGCGCCCGGTCGAACGTCGCGGGTCACCCTGGTGCCAACCCACAGTCTGGAACTGATCGAAGCCGCTGCCGCCCGCGATGCCGTGGCGCAGCGACGGATTGAACCGCGACTGTCACCACACAAACCGCTGGATGTGCTGGTCCAGCATCTGGTCAGCATTGCATTGGGGGGTGGCTTTACTCCTGAGGATTTGTACGAAGAAGTCCGCAGCGCCTGGGCCTATCGCGACCTGACGCTCGCGGACTGGGCTTGGGCGCTGGCTTTCGTACGCCATGGCGGGATGTCACTGACGGCTTACCCGGATTACCGTCGGGTCGAGCCGGACGAACAGGGTGTCTGGCGAGTGCCAGACGCGCGTCTGGCCCGGCGGCACCGGATGAGTATCGGCACCATCGTCAGCGACGCCAGCATTCATCTGAAATTCTGGAGCAAGGGCGGAGGCGGCAAGCAACTGGGCAGCGTTGAAGAGGGCTTCATCGCACGCCTCAAACCCGGCGACGGTTTCCTGTTCGCCGGACGCTTGCTGGAACTGGTGCGGGTGGAAAACATGACTGCCTACGTCAAACGCAGCACCGCGAAAAAAGCCGCCGTGCCGCGCTGGAATGGCGGGCGCATGCCGCTGTCCAGCGAACTGGCTGAAGCGGTGGTCACCCGGTTCAGCGCGGCGGCACACGGTGAGTTTGCCGGCCCGGAAATGCAGGCCTTGCGCCCGCTGCTGGAAACGCAGCTGCGCTGGTCGGGCCTGCCGACGGCCGACAGCCTGTTGGCCGAAGTGCTGAAATCCCGCGAAGGCTGGCACCTTTTCCTCTATCCGTTTGCCGGACGTCAGGTGCATCTGGGGCTGGCCAGCCTGCTGGCGTGGCGGGTCAGCCAGCGCCTGCCTGTGACCTTCTCGATTGCGGTCAATGATTACGGACTGGAATTGCTTAGCGCCACACCCGTTGATTGGTCTGTGCAACTGGATGGCGCTCTGCTCAGTCCCGAGGATTTGTTGAGGGATGTGCTCGCCAGTCTCAACGCGGGCGAACTGGCGCTGCGCAGGTTTCGGGAAATCGCCCGGATTGCCGGTCTGGTGTTCGCCGGTTACCCCGGTGCGCCGAAAAGCACTCGTCAGGTGCAGGCCTCCAGCGGTCTGTTCTTCGAAGTGTTCAAACAATACGACGCCGACAATCTGCTACTGGCACAGGCCGGGGAAGAAGTCCTGCGCGAAGAACTGGATATTCTTCGGCTGGAACAGACATTGGAGCGAGTCAACCGGATGAACCTGGACATGCACCTGATCAAACGTCCTACACCGCTCGGTTTTCCATTGCTGGTGGAGCGCATGCGCGAAAGCATGAGTTCGGAAAAACTCGCCGACCGCATCCGCCGAATGGTCGGCGATCTGGAAAAAACCGCCGACAAGGGCCCATCCTGA
- a CDS encoding ABC transporter ATP-binding protein, with amino-acid sequence MYKLTVEGLHKSYGDHQVLKGVSLKAKTGDVISLIGASGSGKSTFLRCINFLEQPNDGAMSLDGQAIRMVTDRHGMHVADAEELQRLRTRLAMVFQHFNLWSHMTVLENITMAPRRVLGCSKQEADDRARRYLEKVGLPARVADQYPAFLSGGQQQRVAIARALAMEPEVMLFDEPTSALDPELVGEVLKVIQGLAEEGRTMIMVTHEMSFARKVSSQVLFLHQGLVEEEGAPEDVLGNPKSERLKQFLSGNLK; translated from the coding sequence ATGTACAAACTGACCGTAGAAGGCCTGCACAAAAGCTATGGCGACCATCAGGTGCTCAAAGGCGTTTCGCTCAAGGCCAAAACCGGTGACGTGATCAGTCTGATCGGCGCCAGCGGCTCGGGCAAAAGCACCTTTTTGCGCTGCATCAACTTCCTCGAACAACCCAACGACGGCGCGATGAGCCTCGACGGCCAGGCGATCCGCATGGTCACCGACCGTCACGGCATGCACGTCGCCGACGCCGAGGAACTGCAACGCCTGCGCACGCGTCTGGCGATGGTGTTCCAACACTTCAACCTGTGGAGCCACATGACCGTGCTGGAAAACATCACCATGGCCCCGCGCCGGGTACTGGGCTGCAGCAAACAGGAAGCCGACGACCGCGCCCGTCGTTATTTGGAAAAGGTTGGCCTGCCGGCACGGGTCGCCGATCAATACCCGGCCTTCCTCTCCGGCGGCCAGCAGCAACGGGTGGCCATTGCCCGCGCGTTGGCGATGGAGCCGGAAGTCATGCTGTTCGACGAACCGACCTCGGCACTCGACCCGGAACTGGTCGGCGAGGTGCTCAAGGTGATTCAAGGCCTGGCCGAAGAAGGCCGGACCATGATCATGGTGACCCACGAGATGAGTTTTGCGCGCAAGGTGTCGAGCCAGGTGCTGTTCCTGCACCAGGGGTTGGTGGAAGAAGAAGGTGCGCCGGAAGACGTGCTGGGTAATCCGAAAAGTGAACGCCTGAAGCAATTCCTCAGCGGCAATCTCAAGTAA
- a CDS encoding succinylglutamate desuccinylase/aspartoacylase family protein, which translates to MRHQIHDLLAPLPGTARQIHSFHFGPEKAKGKIYIQSSLHADELPGMLVAWHLKQRLAELEAAGRLISEIVLVPVANPVGLEQVLMDVPLGRYELESGQNFNRWFVDLSEEIGNEIESQLCDDPQRNLELIRTSLRNALARHTATTQLQSQRLTLQRLACDADMVLDLHCDFESVVHLYTTPEAWPQVEPLARYIESQASLLATDSGGQSFDECFTLLWWQLKERFGEHFEIPLGSFSVTVELRGQGDVSHPVASRDCQALLDYLTHFGAIAGASKPLPELPFPATPLAGVEPVTTPVGGLLVYTATPGQHLETGQQIAEIIDPVNDRVTPVHCTASGLLYARSLRRMATAGMVIAHVAGTEAYRSGYLLSP; encoded by the coding sequence ATGCGCCACCAGATACATGACCTGCTGGCCCCGCTGCCGGGGACCGCGCGACAGATCCACAGCTTTCACTTCGGCCCGGAAAAGGCCAAAGGCAAAATCTACATCCAGTCCTCGCTGCACGCCGACGAACTGCCCGGCATGCTCGTGGCCTGGCACCTCAAGCAACGTCTGGCGGAGCTGGAAGCCGCCGGGCGGCTGATCAGCGAAATCGTGCTGGTGCCGGTGGCCAACCCGGTCGGCCTTGAACAGGTGCTGATGGACGTGCCGCTGGGCCGCTACGAGCTGGAAAGCGGGCAGAATTTCAACCGCTGGTTCGTCGACCTCAGCGAAGAGATCGGCAACGAAATCGAATCGCAACTGTGCGACGACCCGCAGCGCAATCTCGAACTGATCCGCACCAGCCTGCGCAACGCCCTCGCCCGCCATACCGCCACGACTCAGCTGCAATCCCAGCGCCTGACCCTGCAACGGCTGGCCTGCGATGCAGACATGGTGCTGGACCTGCACTGCGATTTCGAATCCGTGGTTCACCTCTACACCACGCCCGAGGCCTGGCCGCAGGTCGAGCCGCTGGCACGCTATATCGAATCACAGGCAAGCCTGCTGGCCACCGACTCCGGCGGTCAGTCGTTCGACGAATGCTTCACCCTGTTGTGGTGGCAATTGAAGGAACGCTTCGGCGAGCACTTCGAGATCCCCCTCGGCAGTTTCTCGGTGACGGTCGAGTTGCGCGGCCAGGGCGACGTCAGCCATCCCGTGGCCAGTCGTGACTGCCAGGCGCTGCTCGATTACCTGACTCACTTCGGCGCTATCGCCGGGGCTTCGAAACCGCTGCCAGAGTTGCCATTCCCGGCCACTCCGCTGGCCGGTGTCGAGCCGGTGACCACTCCGGTCGGCGGCCTGCTGGTGTACACCGCCACGCCCGGGCAGCATCTGGAAACCGGGCAGCAAATCGCCGAAATCATCGACCCGGTCAATGATCGGGTCACGCCAGTCCATTGCACCGCTTCCGGTCTGCTCTATGCCCGCTCGCTGCGGCGCATGGCCACGGCCGGTATGGTGATCGCCCACGTCGCGGGCACCGAAGCCTATCGCAGCGGCTACTTACTTTCGCCTTGA
- a CDS encoding ABC transporter permease has product MIELLQEYWKPFLYTDGNNITGLAMTLWLLSASIFIGFIVSIPLSIARVSPHFYIRWPVQFYTYLFRGTPLYIQLLICYTGIYSLAAVRAQPVLDAFFRDAMNCTILAFALNTCAYTTEIFAGAIRSMNHGEVEAAKAYGLTGWKLYAYVIMPSALRRSLPYYSNEVILMLHSTTVAFTATIPDILKVARDANSATYLTFQSFGIAALIYLTITFALVGLFRLAERRWLAFLGPTH; this is encoded by the coding sequence ATGATCGAACTCCTGCAGGAATACTGGAAACCCTTCCTTTATACCGACGGCAACAACATCACCGGGCTGGCCATGACCCTGTGGCTGCTCAGTGCGTCGATCTTCATCGGTTTCATCGTGTCGATCCCGCTGTCGATTGCCCGGGTTTCCCCGCACTTCTACATTCGCTGGCCAGTTCAGTTCTACACCTACCTGTTCCGGGGCACGCCGCTCTATATCCAGCTGCTGATCTGCTACACCGGGATCTACAGCCTGGCCGCCGTACGCGCCCAACCGGTGCTCGATGCATTCTTTCGCGATGCTATGAACTGCACGATCCTCGCCTTCGCCCTCAACACCTGCGCCTACACCACGGAAATCTTCGCCGGGGCGATCCGCAGCATGAACCACGGCGAAGTCGAAGCGGCCAAAGCCTACGGACTGACCGGCTGGAAGCTGTATGCCTACGTGATCATGCCGTCGGCGCTGCGTCGCTCGCTGCCGTATTACAGCAACGAAGTAATCCTGATGCTGCACTCGACCACCGTGGCGTTCACCGCAACGATCCCGGACATCCTGAAAGTCGCACGGGACGCCAACTCGGCGACCTACCTGACCTTCCAGTCTTTCGGCATCGCCGCGCTGATCTACCTGACCATCACTTTTGCGCTGGTCGGCCTGTTCCGTCTTGCCGAACGCCGATGGCTGGCCTTCCTCGGGCCGACTCACTAG
- a CDS encoding ABC transporter permease, translating to MFENLLQNLGLSAFSLKGFGPLLLEGTWMTIKLSALSLLVAVLLGLLGASAKLSKSKLLRLPAQLYTTLIRGVPDLVLMLLIFYSLQTWLTALTDVMEWDYIEIDSFTAGVITLGFIYGAYFTETFRGAILAVPRGQVEAATAYGLKRGQRFRFVVFPQMMRFALPGIGNNWMVMLKATALVSIIGLADLVKAAQDAGKSSYQLFYFLVLAALIYLLITSASNVILRWLERRYAAGAREAVR from the coding sequence ATGTTCGAAAACCTCTTACAAAATCTGGGGCTCTCCGCCTTCAGCCTCAAGGGCTTCGGTCCGTTGCTGTTGGAAGGCACCTGGATGACCATCAAATTGTCGGCGTTGTCGCTGCTGGTGGCCGTGTTGCTCGGCCTGCTGGGCGCCAGTGCCAAACTGTCAAAATCAAAACTGCTGCGCTTGCCCGCCCAGCTCTACACCACGCTGATTCGCGGGGTGCCGGACCTGGTGCTGATGCTGCTGATCTTCTACAGCCTGCAAACCTGGCTGACCGCGCTGACCGACGTCATGGAGTGGGATTACATTGAAATCGACTCCTTCACGGCCGGCGTGATCACTCTGGGCTTCATTTATGGCGCGTACTTCACCGAAACCTTCCGCGGTGCGATCCTCGCCGTGCCACGGGGTCAGGTTGAAGCCGCCACGGCCTACGGCCTCAAACGCGGCCAGCGCTTTCGCTTCGTGGTGTTCCCGCAAATGATGCGCTTCGCCCTGCCGGGCATCGGCAACAACTGGATGGTGATGCTCAAGGCCACCGCGCTGGTGTCGATCATCGGCCTGGCGGATCTGGTCAAGGCCGCCCAGGATGCCGGCAAAAGCTCCTATCAACTGTTCTACTTCCTGGTACTCGCCGCCTTGATCTATCTGCTGATCACCAGTGCCTCGAACGTCATCCTGCGCTGGCTCGAACGCCGTTACGCCGCCGGTGCCCGGGAGGCCGTACGATGA
- a CDS encoding transporter substrate-binding domain-containing protein: protein MKKALLTLSALALCMAAGSALAKEYKELRFGVDPSYAPFESKAADGSLVGFDIDLGNAICAELKVKCKWVESDFDGMIPGLNANKFDGVISSMTVTPAREKAIDFSSELFSGPTAYVFKKGSGLTDDVASLKGKSVGYEQGTIQEAYAKAVLEKAGVKIQAYANQDQVYADLKNGRLDASIQDMLQAELGFLKSPDGAAYEVSKPVDSELLPAKTAVGIKKGNKELKALLDKGIKALHDDGKYAEIQKKHFGDLNLYSGK, encoded by the coding sequence ATGAAAAAAGCATTGCTGACCCTTTCTGCACTGGCGTTGTGCATGGCCGCCGGTTCCGCACTGGCCAAGGAATACAAAGAGCTGCGTTTTGGCGTTGACCCGTCCTACGCGCCGTTCGAGTCGAAAGCGGCCGATGGCAGTCTGGTGGGCTTTGACATCGATCTGGGCAACGCGATCTGCGCCGAGCTGAAGGTCAAGTGCAAATGGGTCGAAAGCGACTTCGACGGCATGATTCCGGGCCTCAACGCCAATAAATTCGACGGTGTGATCTCGTCGATGACGGTAACACCGGCCCGTGAAAAGGCCATCGACTTCTCCAGCGAGCTGTTCTCCGGCCCGACGGCCTACGTGTTCAAGAAGGGTTCCGGCCTGACCGATGACGTTGCTTCGCTCAAGGGCAAATCCGTCGGTTACGAGCAAGGCACCATCCAGGAAGCCTACGCCAAGGCCGTGCTGGAGAAGGCCGGGGTGAAAATCCAGGCCTACGCCAACCAGGATCAGGTCTACGCCGACCTGAAAAACGGCCGCCTCGACGCCTCGATCCAGGACATGCTGCAAGCCGAACTGGGCTTTTTGAAGTCGCCGGACGGTGCCGCATACGAAGTCAGCAAGCCGGTTGACAGCGAATTGCTGCCGGCCAAAACCGCTGTCGGTATTAAGAAAGGTAACAAAGAGCTGAAGGCGCTTTTAGATAAAGGTATCAAAGCGTTACACGACGACGGCAAATACGCCGAGATTCAAAAGAAACACTTTGGCGATCTGAATCTGTACAGCGGCAAATAA
- a CDS encoding ATP-dependent DNA ligase, translated as MKDFAGLYAELDATTSSNAKLAAMQAYFAQAEPQDAAWAVYFLSGGRPRQLVPVRILRELAVEVSGLTPWLFEESYQAVGDLAETISLVLPESPHTSEAGLAEWIEQKLLPLRGETPEYLARQLPALWAQLDRPSLMLCIKLITGSFRVGVSKLLVTRALASMAGLDSKRVAQRLVGYTDLSNRPNAASYLKLIAPESSDEHSQRGGQPYPFFLAHGLSQPVEQFEALLGPASNWQVEWKWDGIRAQVVKRDGQLWIWSRGEELVTERFPELDSLVEGLPDGTVIDGEIVVWKNTRPDAEAFDPDSTAPPAVQPFALLQQRIGRKTLDKKILEDVPVVVLAYDLLEWQGEDWRSQPQSRRREQLERVIAQCNNPLLLPSPVLTGSDWLDLARQREASRRLGVEGMMLKARDAMYGVGRTKDMGVWWKWKVDPFSVDAVLIYAQRGHGRRASLYSDYTFAVWDGPPGVSPRALVPFAKAYSGLTDAEMREVDSIVRKTTVEKFGPVSSVTPSLVFELGFEGIALSRRHKSGIAVRFPRMLRWRQDKTVDEADSLATLQDLLA; from the coding sequence ATGAAGGACTTCGCCGGGTTGTACGCCGAACTCGACGCCACCACTTCCAGTAATGCGAAACTGGCAGCCATGCAGGCCTACTTCGCCCAGGCGGAACCACAAGATGCCGCGTGGGCGGTGTACTTTTTGTCCGGCGGGCGACCACGGCAACTGGTGCCCGTACGGATTCTGCGCGAACTCGCCGTCGAAGTGTCCGGGCTCACGCCATGGCTGTTCGAGGAGAGCTATCAAGCGGTCGGTGATCTGGCGGAAACCATTTCGCTGGTATTGCCGGAAAGCCCGCACACCTCCGAAGCCGGCCTCGCCGAATGGATCGAGCAAAAGCTGTTGCCGCTGCGTGGTGAAACCCCGGAATACCTTGCTCGTCAGTTACCGGCGCTGTGGGCGCAACTCGACCGGCCGAGCCTGATGCTGTGCATCAAACTGATCACCGGCAGTTTTCGGGTCGGCGTGTCCAAATTGCTGGTGACCCGCGCCCTGGCCTCAATGGCCGGACTGGACAGCAAACGCGTGGCGCAACGGCTGGTGGGTTACACCGACCTGTCCAACCGGCCGAACGCCGCCAGCTACCTGAAACTGATCGCCCCCGAATCCAGCGATGAGCACTCTCAGCGCGGCGGCCAGCCTTATCCGTTCTTTCTCGCCCACGGATTGTCGCAACCGGTCGAACAGTTCGAAGCCCTGCTCGGCCCGGCCAGTAACTGGCAAGTTGAATGGAAGTGGGACGGCATCCGCGCACAGGTGGTCAAGCGTGACGGGCAGCTATGGATCTGGTCACGTGGCGAAGAACTGGTGACCGAGCGCTTTCCCGAACTCGACTCGCTGGTTGAGGGTTTGCCTGACGGCACGGTGATCGACGGCGAAATCGTAGTCTGGAAAAACACCCGGCCTGACGCCGAAGCCTTTGATCCAGATTCGACAGCGCCACCGGCGGTACAACCCTTCGCCCTGCTCCAGCAACGGATCGGTCGCAAGACCCTGGACAAAAAGATCCTCGAAGATGTGCCTGTGGTCGTCCTCGCCTATGACTTGCTGGAATGGCAAGGTGAGGACTGGCGCAGCCAGCCCCAATCCCGACGCCGCGAACAGCTGGAGCGCGTCATCGCACAGTGCAATAACCCGTTGCTGCTACCCTCCCCTGTGCTGACCGGCAGCGACTGGCTCGACCTCGCCCGCCAGCGCGAAGCCTCTCGACGACTGGGCGTCGAGGGCATGATGCTCAAGGCCCGGGACGCGATGTACGGCGTCGGTCGCACCAAGGACATGGGGGTGTGGTGGAAATGGAAGGTCGACCCGTTCAGCGTCGACGCGGTGCTGATCTACGCCCAGCGCGGCCATGGCCGGCGCGCCAGCCTTTACAGCGATTACACCTTTGCGGTGTGGGACGGCCCGCCCGGCGTCAGCCCGCGCGCACTGGTGCCCTTCGCCAAGGCCTATTCCGGGCTCACGGACGCGGAAATGCGCGAAGTCGACAGCATCGTGCGCAAGACCACCGTGGAAAAATTCGGCCCGGTCAGCAGCGTGACGCCCAGCCTGGTGTTCGAACTGGGTTTTGAAGGCATCGCCCTGTCGCGCCGGCACAAGAGCGGCATCGCCGTGCGCTTTCCGCGCATGCTGCGCTGGCGTCAGGACAAGACCGTCGACGAAGCGGACAGTCTGGCGACCTTGCAGGATCTACTGGCCTGA